In Methylotenera sp. L2L1, the following proteins share a genomic window:
- a CDS encoding sugar transferase, translated as MKRLFDLCLALCAALFFAIPFLFVWLMVRGTSKGPALYWSERVGQNNVIFKMPKFRSMRVDTPAVATHLLANPDHFLTPIGSFLRKTSLDELPQLLSIINGDMSFVGPRPALFNQDDLINLRTQHGVEKLLPGLTGWAQINGRDELPIPDKVKLDVAYMQQQSFWFDVKIIVLTFFKVLRRDGIQH; from the coding sequence ATGAAACGTTTATTTGATTTATGTTTGGCTTTATGTGCGGCATTATTTTTTGCGATACCATTTTTATTTGTTTGGTTGATGGTACGGGGCACTTCCAAAGGTCCTGCTTTATATTGGTCTGAGAGAGTGGGGCAGAATAATGTCATTTTTAAAATGCCTAAGTTTCGTTCTATGCGTGTTGATACGCCGGCAGTTGCGACACATTTACTAGCCAATCCTGATCACTTTTTGACACCTATTGGTTCTTTTTTAAGAAAGACTAGCCTTGATGAACTGCCGCAACTGTTAAGTATCATTAATGGTGATATGAGTTTTGTAGGACCTCGTCCTGCATTGTTTAATCAAGATGATTTAATTAACTTACGCACACAACATGGTGTTGAAAAGCTTTTGCCAGGTTTAACTGGCTGGGCACAGATTAATGGGCGTGATGAACTGCCTATTCCGGATAAAGTTAAGTTGGATGTAGCCTACATGCAGCAACAGTCTTTTTGGTTTGATGTGAAAATAATTGTTTTAACTTTTTTTAAAGTTTTGAGAAGAGATGGTATTCAGCATTAG
- a CDS encoding hypoxanthine-guanine phosphoribosyltransferase — protein MNTLPPQKLLEQSYVIHQTEVVVGAITKMATEITSSLEATSPIVICVMGGGVVFSGQLLTQLHFPLELDYVHASRYQNKTVGKTLEWKALPKSDLTGRTVLLLDDILDEGITLKEIQDKCLALGAIKVLTAVLIEKKLDHDKPIKADFVGLEVPNEYVFGYGMDVYGWWRNMPAIYALQA, from the coding sequence TTGAATACTTTGCCCCCACAAAAGCTCCTTGAGCAATCATATGTCATTCACCAAACAGAGGTTGTGGTTGGTGCAATTACAAAAATGGCGACTGAAATTACTAGCTCACTGGAAGCTACCTCGCCTATTGTGATATGCGTGATGGGAGGTGGTGTTGTGTTCTCCGGTCAGTTACTTACGCAGTTGCATTTTCCATTGGAGCTGGACTATGTGCATGCGAGTAGATATCAAAATAAGACTGTAGGAAAAACCTTGGAATGGAAGGCTTTGCCAAAGTCAGATTTGACTGGTCGCACCGTGTTGTTGCTGGATGATATTCTTGATGAAGGTATTACATTAAAAGAGATTCAAGATAAGTGTCTCGCATTAGGGGCAATTAAAGTGCTGACAGCTGTGCTGATTGAAAAGAAACTGGATCACGATAAACCAATAAAGGCAGATTTTGTTGGTCTTGAAGTGCCTAACGAATATGTTTTTGGCTATGGAATGGATGTTTATGGGTGGTGGCGAAACATGCCTGCCATCTATGCTTTACAGGCATAG
- a CDS encoding cytochrome c3 family protein, protein MINCLLIKITNNSRGLPVRNYRTLNAAELMIGRSAECNIHLADPRIAMHHAVIKELEDGHIYVVSLNGEIEVDGAMLQNIKLTPGKQVMIGPYQLNVEPAPPDVNLSISLTLVNPLADDYQDLKARTHEPLPSAFKFKWRLSMWLIGIISLVFLVLPLAQNLIPQLQTSMSELPFGFDRVWSSGRISTAHRHFGSQCFNCHQAPLKKVSDKACVNCHQDTAPHIADPELQKRSLKAAHRFIGSMRCAECHQEHKAPHPLARQDNNMCIKCHGAIRTIDPETKLPNIRDFEKKHPDFKLSFKTGPDAKDIERIPQSDQSKLIEQSGLKFPHDQHIGKVQGPNGIWDVRELACTSCHQAEGKEMRFKALSFKNNCSTCHTSELKIGPKDNKLTLPHGEEQNIFNALKLYAPKEFDRYSDQLKNNGCAYCHEIQPTKAGDKSPWHVMPLRLNNDWFTKAQFNHAAHRTQQCTSCHKVEKSESSADVAIPNRQSCLLCHSGNTQKHKRIASTCMSCHTFHNAHQGYDLITGAKVETKDIDILSTLPTATEKQ, encoded by the coding sequence ATGATTAATTGTTTGTTAATAAAAATCACCAATAACTCTCGTGGACTTCCTGTCCGCAATTACCGCACACTCAACGCCGCAGAGTTAATGATTGGCCGCAGTGCAGAGTGCAATATTCATTTGGCTGACCCTCGTATCGCTATGCATCATGCAGTGATTAAAGAGTTAGAAGATGGGCATATTTACGTTGTTAGTTTAAACGGTGAGATTGAAGTCGACGGCGCAATGTTGCAGAACATCAAGCTCACTCCTGGCAAGCAGGTCATGATTGGCCCTTATCAGTTAAATGTTGAACCTGCACCCCCTGATGTTAACTTATCGATTTCGCTGACACTTGTTAATCCGCTTGCTGATGACTATCAAGACCTTAAAGCACGCACACACGAGCCTTTACCAAGCGCATTTAAATTCAAATGGCGTTTATCAATGTGGTTAATCGGCATTATATCGCTAGTCTTTTTGGTATTACCTCTAGCCCAAAATCTAATACCGCAATTGCAAACATCAATGTCAGAACTACCATTTGGTTTTGACCGCGTTTGGAGCTCTGGTCGCATCTCCACGGCTCATCGCCATTTTGGCTCTCAATGCTTTAATTGCCATCAAGCACCACTTAAAAAAGTCTCAGACAAAGCCTGTGTGAACTGCCATCAGGATACTGCACCTCATATTGCGGATCCAGAGCTACAAAAGCGCTCCTTAAAGGCCGCTCACCGCTTTATTGGCAGTATGCGCTGTGCAGAGTGTCATCAAGAGCACAAGGCGCCACATCCACTTGCACGTCAAGACAATAATATGTGCATTAAATGCCATGGCGCCATTAGGACCATAGACCCAGAAACAAAGCTACCCAATATCCGTGATTTCGAGAAAAAACACCCAGATTTTAAATTAAGCTTTAAGACTGGCCCAGATGCTAAAGATATCGAGCGCATTCCGCAATCAGACCAATCTAAACTGATTGAGCAATCAGGTTTAAAATTTCCGCATGATCAGCATATTGGAAAAGTACAAGGGCCTAATGGCATTTGGGATGTCCGTGAGCTTGCATGTACCAGTTGCCATCAGGCTGAAGGTAAAGAAATGCGTTTTAAAGCGCTCTCTTTCAAAAACAACTGTAGCACTTGCCATACGAGCGAACTTAAAATCGGCCCTAAAGATAATAAATTAACCTTACCGCACGGTGAAGAACAAAACATTTTCAACGCCTTAAAACTATACGCACCTAAAGAGTTTGATCGTTATTCAGACCAGCTCAAAAACAACGGCTGCGCTTATTGCCACGAAATACAGCCCACAAAAGCCGGAGATAAATCGCCTTGGCATGTCATGCCGTTGCGCTTAAACAACGACTGGTTCACTAAGGCTCAGTTTAACCATGCAGCTCATCGCACACAGCAGTGTACTTCATGCCATAAAGTAGAAAAGTCAGAAAGCAGTGCCGATGTTGCAATCCCTAACCGACAATCATGCTTGCTCTGTCACTCTGGCAACACACAAAAGCATAAGCGCATTGCTAGCACTTGCATGTCTTGCCATACCTTCCACAATGCACATCAAGGCTATGATTTAATTACTGGTGCAAAAGTAGAGACTAAAGACATAGATATATTAAGCACATTACCAACAGCTACTGAGAAGCAATAG
- the epsA gene encoding XrtB/PEP-CTERM-associated transcriptional regulator EpsA has protein sequence MKKESTTQYLNIASAIIERSYQIKTHLDYFVWLQNSVAELIPHDMLLAVWGDFRQQQDGQLHYDAASNLKGLTTPAIIDATDKVSHILNDLYRLRLISGNDCFAINALEETEIYHRIKSTFPEQLVEISSLLVYGMKDERNGDECLYIFFSKEHALDVRKQMMDFIMPHVDHVLRKIKPLMQFDGIEKADDVLSLSTLSEREIEVISWIKAGKTNQEIGMILSISQNTVKSHLKRIFQKLNIGRRAQAVALLANVPSTKLKQLQLQQGVHAVYS, from the coding sequence ATGAAAAAAGAATCTACAACTCAATATTTGAATATAGCGAGCGCTATTATTGAGCGGTCGTACCAAATTAAAACGCATTTAGATTATTTTGTGTGGCTACAAAATAGTGTCGCTGAGCTAATTCCGCACGATATGTTGTTAGCTGTTTGGGGTGATTTTAGGCAGCAACAGGATGGACAGTTGCATTATGATGCTGCTTCTAATTTAAAGGGGCTAACTACGCCTGCCATCATTGACGCTACGGATAAAGTTAGTCATATTTTAAATGATTTATATAGACTTCGTTTAATCTCTGGTAATGATTGCTTTGCAATTAATGCGCTAGAAGAGACTGAAATCTACCATAGAATAAAATCAACTTTCCCGGAGCAGCTCGTTGAGATAAGTTCTTTGCTGGTTTATGGTATGAAAGATGAACGAAATGGCGATGAGTGCCTGTATATATTCTTCAGTAAAGAGCATGCGCTGGACGTGAGGAAGCAAATGATGGATTTCATCATGCCGCACGTAGATCATGTATTAAGGAAAATAAAACCTTTAATGCAGTTTGATGGGATTGAAAAGGCTGACGATGTATTGAGCTTATCAACGTTAAGTGAGCGTGAGATAGAGGTGATTAGCTGGATTAAAGCAGGGAAAACTAATCAAGAAATTGGCATGATATTAAGTATTAGCCAAAATACGGTGAAAAGTCACCTTAAAAGAATTTTTCAGAAGCTGAATATTGGGCGAAGGGCTCAAGCGGTTGCTTTGTTGGCGAATGTGCCCTCAACCAAACTGAAGCAACTTCAATTGCAGCAAGGTGTTCATGCAGTTTATAGTTAA
- a CDS encoding polysaccharide biosynthesis protein, which translates to MKTTITNPRTFLALSHDIVAASVAWVVAYLLRFNFAIPPNYEAEMLATLGWVVLLQVGVFVFFGLYRGVWRFASVSDLKRIFLAVGFSAVLLSALFFMVKTNVAVPRSVLVLDPLLLILLMGGSRFAYRAWKEHVLYGMTLRQGEPVIVLGAGDAAIALVKVLARSTQWRVVALLDDDLTMQGREIFGVKVIGTIEQLASVSGHLSVDYVIVAMPSANHQKRRQAIELANALELQVMTVPAIDDLMSGKVSVSQIRKVDVEDLLGRDAVKLDSSGLQMLIDHQTVLVSGAGGSIGSELCRQIVKYHPDTLICLDISEFSLYQLEQELTALKLDTKLVYFTCDVKNKVRINHILAQYQPSVVFHAAAYKHVPMMENGNVWEALSNNVIGTHTLAQACKGNGVSKFVLISTDKAVNPTNVMGASKRLAEMVCQGLQSDSGTRFVIVRFGNVLGSSGSVIPKFREQIAKGGPITITHPEITRYFMSIPEAAQLVMQAGLMGKGGEIFVLDMGEPVKIADLAADMVRLSGFNTDEIKIEYVGLRPGEKLYEELLADDEHTMPTPHEKLRIAQARTADVSWVNSLLLWIEGLHGTHEAQMKLELSGWVEEYSPQIVNVTDGHAPSLSQQHITLH; encoded by the coding sequence ATGAAAACAACAATTACAAATCCACGCACTTTTTTGGCTTTATCTCACGACATTGTTGCTGCGTCTGTAGCATGGGTAGTTGCTTACTTATTACGTTTCAATTTCGCAATTCCTCCTAATTATGAAGCAGAAATGCTAGCCACTTTAGGGTGGGTGGTTTTGTTGCAAGTTGGCGTATTTGTATTTTTTGGACTGTATCGAGGCGTTTGGCGCTTTGCCAGTGTTTCGGACCTTAAACGTATCTTTTTAGCTGTTGGTTTTTCTGCGGTGTTGTTAAGTGCGTTGTTTTTTATGGTAAAAACAAATGTAGCAGTTCCACGCTCAGTGTTGGTGCTTGATCCTTTGCTGTTGATATTATTAATGGGCGGGAGTCGTTTTGCATACCGTGCTTGGAAAGAGCATGTGCTTTACGGCATGACTTTAAGGCAAGGTGAGCCTGTGATCGTGCTTGGGGCAGGTGATGCGGCAATTGCACTGGTTAAAGTCCTAGCGCGCAGTACGCAATGGAGAGTGGTGGCGTTGTTAGATGATGACTTAACAATGCAAGGGCGTGAAATTTTTGGTGTAAAAGTTATAGGCACAATAGAGCAGTTGGCCTCGGTAAGTGGGCATCTAAGCGTTGATTATGTCATTGTTGCGATGCCATCTGCGAATCATCAGAAACGTCGACAAGCGATTGAACTAGCAAATGCGCTTGAATTACAAGTAATGACCGTGCCAGCGATTGACGATTTGATGAGCGGTAAGGTGAGCGTTTCTCAAATCCGTAAGGTAGATGTTGAAGATTTGCTAGGGCGCGATGCTGTGAAGCTTGATAGCTCAGGCTTGCAGATGCTGATTGATCATCAAACTGTGCTTGTCAGTGGGGCAGGTGGCTCTATTGGTTCTGAGTTGTGTAGGCAGATTGTTAAGTATCATCCTGACACTTTGATTTGCTTGGATATTTCTGAGTTTTCTCTGTATCAATTAGAGCAAGAGTTAACAGCGCTGAAGTTAGACACTAAATTAGTCTATTTTACTTGTGACGTAAAAAACAAAGTGCGGATTAATCATATCTTGGCGCAGTATCAGCCATCTGTGGTGTTTCATGCTGCTGCCTACAAGCATGTGCCAATGATGGAAAATGGGAATGTATGGGAAGCGCTGTCTAACAATGTGATTGGTACTCATACGTTAGCGCAGGCTTGTAAGGGTAATGGCGTTAGTAAGTTCGTATTAATTTCTACAGATAAAGCGGTGAATCCAACCAATGTCATGGGTGCTAGTAAGCGTTTGGCAGAAATGGTGTGCCAAGGCTTGCAGAGTGATAGTGGAACACGTTTTGTGATTGTGCGTTTTGGTAATGTATTGGGCAGTAGTGGCAGTGTCATCCCAAAATTCCGCGAGCAAATTGCTAAAGGTGGCCCGATTACGATCACGCACCCTGAAATAACGCGCTATTTTATGTCGATTCCAGAAGCGGCGCAGTTGGTAATGCAGGCTGGATTGATGGGAAAAGGTGGCGAAATTTTTGTGCTGGATATGGGTGAGCCAGTTAAGATTGCCGATTTAGCAGCGGACATGGTCAGGTTGTCTGGTTTTAATACAGACGAAATTAAAATTGAGTATGTTGGATTGCGCCCTGGAGAAAAGCTTTATGAAGAGTTGCTGGCTGATGATGAACATACGATGCCAACACCTCATGAGAAATTGCGTATTGCGCAGGCCAGAACGGCAGATGTTAGCTGGGTAAACAGTCTTTTGTTATGGATTGAAGGTTTGCACGGAACACATGAGGCTCAAATGAAATTAGAGTTGTCTGGCTGGGTAGAGGAGTATAGCCCGCAAATTGTTAATGTGACTGATGGTCATGCTCCTAGTCTTTCGCAGCAACATATAACATTACACTAG
- the rlmB gene encoding 23S rRNA (guanosine(2251)-2'-O)-methyltransferase RlmB codes for MSDARILFGFHAVLSRLRQHSASVQEILIDRDRVDARMKDLLNMAEASGVRTMQVERSRLDGMAGMNGRHQGVIARVVDTPIPYKDIHDILESDLTEPAFFLILDGVEDPHNLGACLRVADAMGVHAVIAPKDRAAGLNATVRKVACGAAETVPFIAVTNLARTIRELKDAGVFVVGTTMDAPSTLLNTKLNGPIAIVLGAEGDGMRRLTAETCDALMTIPMFGSVESLNVSVASGMCLYEVRRQRSLAI; via the coding sequence ATGAGTGACGCCCGTATTTTATTTGGCTTTCATGCAGTATTGAGCCGATTACGCCAGCACAGTGCTAGCGTACAAGAGATTTTAATTGACCGTGACCGTGTTGATGCACGTATGAAAGATTTGCTTAATATGGCAGAGGCATCAGGTGTGCGCACAATGCAGGTTGAACGTAGCCGCCTAGATGGCATGGCTGGCATGAATGGCCGTCACCAAGGTGTGATTGCGCGCGTGGTGGATACACCTATCCCGTACAAAGATATTCATGATATTTTAGAGTCAGATTTAACTGAACCAGCGTTCTTTTTGATTTTGGATGGTGTAGAAGATCCGCATAATCTAGGTGCTTGTTTGCGTGTTGCTGACGCAATGGGCGTACATGCGGTGATTGCACCTAAAGACCGTGCGGCAGGCCTGAATGCTACCGTGCGTAAAGTAGCCTGTGGTGCAGCAGAAACGGTACCGTTTATTGCTGTCACAAACTTAGCTAGAACGATTCGTGAGCTAAAAGACGCTGGTGTGTTTGTAGTTGGCACCACGATGGATGCACCAAGTACATTGTTAAACACAAAGCTTAATGGTCCAATTGCGATTGTTTTAGGTGCAGAAGGTGACGGCATGCGTCGTTTAACTGCTGAAACTTGTGATGCGCTGATGACGATACCGATGTTTGGCTCTGTCGAGAGTTTGAACGTCAGTGTTGCGAGTGGTATGTGCCTATATGAAGTAAGGCGTCAACGAAGTTTAGCTATCTAG
- the mqo gene encoding malate dehydrogenase (quinone), with amino-acid sequence MTVKKVDVLLVGGGVMSATLATLLNELDPLMRMMMVERLPSIATESTDAWNNAGTGHAGYCELNYTPTDDAGNISINRALAINASFEVSLQLWASLVEKSALPAPAKFINKTPHLSFVWGEDNVEFLRKRHSLLQAHPLFKDMEFSDDMAQLTEWMPLMMQQRTNDEKVAATRVSYGSDVDFGSLTRELVKHLQQTPSFQLNVSTEVTGLKQLDNGHWLVNIKDLTTKKHQKIEAGFVFLGAGGGALKLLQKSGIPESQGYGGFPVSGQWLVCNNPEVIKQHNSKVYGKAAIGAPPMSVPHLDTRIINGKPALLFGPYAGFTTKFLKKGSYLDLFKSVKPSNLKSLLGAGRHNMDLTRYLIGEALQKHSSRVTTLREFYPLATDADWHLESAGKRVQIIKKCDEKGGKLEFGTEIVAAKDGSIAGLLGASPGASVSVQAMINVIERCFADKIKTEQWHSRIKALIPSYGESLIDDSQLLAQVRNRTLQVLNLR; translated from the coding sequence ATGACCGTTAAAAAAGTAGATGTACTCTTAGTAGGCGGTGGCGTAATGAGTGCCACATTAGCCACATTACTCAATGAGCTAGACCCATTAATGCGCATGATGATGGTAGAGCGCCTACCCTCTATTGCTACAGAAAGTACCGATGCCTGGAACAACGCCGGCACAGGCCATGCTGGTTATTGCGAGTTAAACTACACGCCTACGGACGATGCTGGCAATATCAGCATTAATCGCGCACTGGCAATCAACGCTTCGTTTGAAGTCTCTTTACAGTTATGGGCAAGCTTGGTAGAAAAAAGCGCACTGCCAGCACCAGCTAAATTTATTAACAAAACCCCTCACCTCAGCTTTGTCTGGGGTGAGGATAATGTGGAGTTTTTACGCAAGCGCCACAGCCTGCTACAGGCACATCCATTATTTAAAGACATGGAGTTCAGTGATGACATGGCGCAGCTGACAGAGTGGATGCCGTTGATGATGCAACAACGCACTAACGATGAAAAAGTCGCAGCAACACGCGTCAGCTATGGTTCAGATGTTGATTTTGGCTCACTCACACGTGAGCTGGTTAAACACTTGCAACAAACCCCCAGCTTCCAATTAAATGTAAGTACTGAAGTCACTGGCCTTAAACAGCTAGATAACGGTCACTGGCTGGTCAACATTAAAGACCTTACCACCAAAAAGCACCAGAAAATTGAGGCCGGCTTTGTGTTTCTAGGGGCCGGCGGCGGCGCATTAAAGCTACTGCAAAAATCAGGCATCCCAGAAAGCCAAGGTTATGGTGGCTTCCCAGTCAGTGGCCAATGGTTAGTATGCAACAACCCTGAAGTCATCAAACAACATAACAGCAAGGTATACGGAAAAGCCGCCATTGGTGCACCACCGATGTCAGTTCCTCACTTAGATACCCGCATTATCAACGGCAAACCAGCCTTGTTATTTGGTCCATATGCAGGGTTTACCACCAAGTTTTTGAAAAAAGGCTCTTACCTAGATTTATTTAAATCCGTTAAGCCCAGCAATCTAAAATCTTTATTAGGTGCAGGTCGCCACAATATGGATCTAACTCGCTATTTAATTGGCGAAGCGCTGCAAAAACATTCATCACGCGTTACTACCCTGCGCGAGTTTTACCCGCTAGCCACTGACGCAGATTGGCACTTAGAAAGCGCGGGAAAACGTGTACAAATTATTAAAAAATGTGATGAAAAAGGCGGGAAGTTAGAGTTTGGTACAGAAATCGTTGCCGCAAAAGATGGCAGCATTGCCGGCTTGTTAGGCGCCTCACCGGGCGCTTCGGTTTCGGTACAAGCCATGATTAATGTTATCGAACGCTGCTTTGCAGACAAAATCAAAACTGAACAATGGCACAGCAGAATTAAAGCATTAATTCCTAGCTATGGTGAATCGTTAATCGATGATAGTCAGCTATTAGCGCAAGTGCGCAACCGCACATTACAAGTGCTGAATTTACGCTAA
- the rnr gene encoding ribonuclease R, with the protein MTNHKNTHKSKRSNDPHAAREASRYETPLPSRELILSTMSDQGVPLSVEQLYLLLDISDAERDVFNRRLNAMEREGQIIKNRKGALCIADKLDLIAGVIQGHPDGFGFLIPDDKTKSEDLFLSPKEMSQVMHGDRAMVRMSGLDRRGRPEGKIVEVLERRTQRLVGRVIRTAGVTIVAAEDKRINLDILIPYHLDMQAKPGQVVMVELTEQPSSYAQPMGKVVEILGNYADSGMEIEIALRKHNLPHQFTAEAVKLAESYPKLVQPEDYKGRIDCREMPLITIDGETARDFDDAVYAEPQGKGWRLVVAIADVSFYVKPHDALDKGALERGNSVYFPRRVIPMLPEALSNGLCSLNPDVERLCMICDMQLDGAGIVKQYKFYPSVMRSKARMTYNQVFEILQNPEGELAQEYAWLVPHLQHLYSVYQLSQTQREKRGAIEFESSETIMIFNDKGKIERIEPSTRNEAHKLIEECMLAANVCAAEFLKKHEHPALYRVHEGPTPEKLELLRTFMGEFGFGVGGGDSPHAKDYGKLLERIKDRPDAQLLQTVLLRSMQQAVYSPDNVGHFGLAYEAYAHFTSPIRRYPDLLIHRAIKAVLNGERYKAGDWNSLGEQCSMTERRADDATRDVTNWLKCFYMQDKIGEVFEGTVAGVTSFGLFVALDGVYVEGLLHVTELGNDYFIYDKARHEMAGERTGVRYRLGDRLTIKVVRVDLETTKIDFTLVNKNNELDDESNVGSKVKAGANKSSARTQSAVKSTPKFEGAGALSPKADNVKFGDPFGKKPKRGPKADFSDKPVSTSKASPKPKNKTKASKPKKVANKATVSKATTKRKVKK; encoded by the coding sequence ATGACAAACCATAAAAATACTCACAAAAGTAAAAGAAGTAATGATCCTCATGCAGCACGTGAGGCTAGCCGATATGAAACACCGCTCCCTAGTCGTGAACTGATTCTTAGCACCATGAGCGATCAAGGCGTGCCATTAAGTGTAGAGCAATTGTACTTGCTGCTGGACATCAGTGATGCTGAGCGCGATGTTTTTAATAGACGACTGAATGCGATGGAACGTGAAGGTCAGATTATTAAAAATAGAAAAGGTGCGCTTTGTATTGCAGATAAGTTGGATTTAATTGCAGGCGTTATCCAAGGCCATCCTGATGGCTTCGGTTTTTTGATTCCAGATGATAAAACCAAGAGTGAGGATTTGTTTTTAAGCCCGAAAGAAATGTCGCAAGTGATGCACGGTGACCGTGCAATGGTGCGCATGAGTGGTTTGGATAGAAGAGGCCGCCCTGAAGGTAAAATTGTAGAAGTACTGGAACGTAGAACACAACGCTTGGTAGGACGCGTCATCCGCACGGCTGGTGTGACCATTGTGGCTGCGGAAGATAAGCGCATTAATCTGGACATTTTGATTCCATATCATTTGGATATGCAGGCTAAGCCCGGCCAAGTGGTGATGGTAGAGCTCACCGAGCAGCCTTCATCATATGCGCAGCCTATGGGTAAAGTAGTTGAGATTTTGGGTAATTATGCCGATAGTGGCATGGAAATTGAAATTGCTTTGCGTAAGCATAATCTGCCTCATCAGTTTACCGCTGAGGCAGTAAAGTTGGCCGAATCTTATCCTAAACTAGTACAGCCTGAAGATTATAAAGGTCGTATTGATTGCCGCGAAATGCCATTGATTACCATTGATGGTGAAACAGCGCGTGACTTTGATGATGCGGTGTATGCAGAGCCGCAGGGTAAAGGTTGGCGTTTAGTGGTGGCGATTGCTGATGTCAGTTTCTATGTAAAGCCACATGATGCATTAGATAAGGGTGCGCTAGAGCGTGGTAACTCGGTTTATTTTCCTCGACGCGTTATTCCAATGTTGCCAGAAGCATTGTCGAATGGATTATGTTCGCTTAATCCAGACGTAGAGCGACTATGTATGATTTGCGATATGCAATTAGATGGCGCGGGCATTGTTAAGCAGTATAAATTTTACCCGTCGGTGATGCGTTCAAAAGCACGCATGACTTACAACCAAGTATTTGAAATACTGCAAAACCCAGAAGGGGAATTAGCACAAGAGTATGCTTGGCTAGTGCCACATTTGCAGCATTTGTATAGCGTGTATCAGTTATCACAAACGCAGCGCGAAAAGCGTGGAGCGATTGAGTTTGAGTCCTCTGAAACCATTATGATCTTTAATGATAAAGGTAAGATTGAGCGTATTGAGCCTAGCACGCGCAATGAAGCACATAAGCTGATTGAAGAGTGCATGCTTGCGGCAAACGTTTGTGCGGCTGAGTTTCTTAAAAAACATGAACATCCAGCCTTGTACCGCGTACACGAAGGACCAACCCCTGAAAAATTAGAGCTTTTACGTACATTTATGGGTGAGTTTGGTTTTGGCGTGGGCGGTGGTGACTCACCACATGCTAAAGACTATGGCAAACTGTTAGAGCGCATTAAAGACCGCCCAGACGCTCAGCTATTGCAAACAGTGTTGTTACGCTCAATGCAGCAAGCTGTATATAGCCCAGATAATGTTGGCCACTTTGGTTTAGCTTATGAGGCGTATGCGCACTTTACTTCGCCAATTCGTCGTTACCCAGATTTATTGATTCACCGTGCGATTAAGGCCGTGCTGAACGGGGAGCGCTACAAAGCTGGTGATTGGAATAGCTTAGGTGAACAATGCTCAATGACTGAGCGCCGTGCAGATGATGCAACCCGTGATGTGACCAATTGGCTGAAGTGCTTCTATATGCAAGACAAGATTGGTGAAGTATTTGAGGGTACTGTTGCTGGTGTGACTAGCTTTGGTTTGTTTGTGGCATTGGATGGCGTGTACGTTGAAGGTTTGTTACACGTGACTGAGTTAGGTAATGATTATTTTATCTATGACAAAGCACGGCACGAGATGGCTGGCGAGCGTACTGGTGTACGTTACCGCCTAGGTGATCGATTAACCATTAAAGTCGTGCGCGTGGATTTGGAAACTACGAAGATAGATTTTACTTTGGTAAATAAAAACAATGAATTAGATGATGAATCTAATGTAGGTTCAAAAGTGAAAGCTGGCGCGAATAAATCAAGTGCTCGCACGCAATCTGCTGTAAAATCCACCCCTAAATTTGAAGGGGCAGGTGCGCTAAGTCCAAAAGCAGACAATGTGAAATTTGGTGATCCGTTTGGTAAAAAGCCTAAGCGTGGTCCTAAGGCAGATTTTTCGGATAAACCTGTGAGTACATCTAAAGCCTCACCTAAACCAAAAAATAAAACTAAAGCCAGTAAACCCAAAAAAGTGGCAAATAAAGCAACCGTAAGTAAAGCAACCACAAAACGTAAGGTAAAAAAATGA